One window from the genome of Aricia agestis chromosome 6, ilAriAges1.1, whole genome shotgun sequence encodes:
- the LOC121727549 gene encoding tektin-4-like has product MDSSKHTKNKCDKICNDIGAFKNVEFKPENVKGMEEIAPTSAVNAQYAIDYVSAKEEHLPNLKPGPDGAVDWTPLAKMTGTRPPVNKYSISRYSLNEWRNHNQQVLDPETITESNIIDYNAKTAMLKAFGRVDKQQRDNTMRSKQKAKEIFRWKVEVERACKAITEEVELLEIERQRLKGASRVLMLPESISRECLDLRSNRFEPDLVSDLAEQELIKEMNSVKEVRQTFKKTLQDIEEQLAINKAAKHRIEYDWCDKSMAYETETTNLGLNTKSNTIMFRPGATRFGENSAPLEYWEYFCRENVQHCEAVRQKSMDLRGSLNAILVSAGRKLRTQADKTDVALAETVAITQELCTKLEETLRSTLRKIADTENLIDDLKAAVKKMDAAMKLAQTRLDNRNNWRPHGENVRDEPHLGLIEEVKEIHQTVTSLLGQLKNAERVRQDLLNKRIDLERAVASKRKTLNIDRDRCGMVRSHYPSASELAGY; this is encoded by the coding sequence atggATTCATCAAAACACACTAAAAATAAATGTGACAAAATCTGCAATGACATTGGAGCGTTCAAAAATGTTgaatttaagccggaaaatgtCAAAGGGATGGAAGAAATAGCACCAACAAGTGCAGTTAATGCTCAATATGCTATTGACTATGTATCCGCTAAAGAGGAACACTTACCGAATCTCAAACCTGGACCAGACGGTGCCGTAGACTGGACTCCTCTGGCTAAAATGACGGGAACGAGACCACCTGTCAACAAGTACAGCATCAGCCGATACTCGCTCAACGAGTGGCGAAACCACAACCAACAGGTACTAGACCCAGAAACCATCACAGAGTCAAACATCATCGATTACAATGCTAAAACGGCTATGTTGAAAGCGTTCGGCAGGGTTGATAAGCAGCAGAGAGACAACACCATGAGATCCAAGCAGAAAGCCAAGGAAATATTCAGATGGAAAGTAGAAGTAGAGAGAGCTTGTAAAGCGATAACAGAGGAAGTGGAGCTTTTGGAGATAGAGAGACAGCGCTTGAAAGGTGCTTCTAGAGTGCTGATGTTACCGGAGTCTATTTCTAGGGAATGTCTGGATCTACGCTCGAACAGGTTCGAACCGGATCTCGTGTCCGACTTAGCGGAACAGGAGCTAATCAAAGAAATGAATTCGGTCAAGGAAGTAAGACAGACCTTTAAGAAAACTCTCCAGGATATAGAGGAGCAGCTGGCAATAAATAAGGCAGCGAAACATAGGATTGAGTACGACTGGTGTGATAAATCTATGGCTTATGAAACTGAGACTACCAATTTGGGATTAAACACCAAATCCAACACCATCATGTTTAGACCGGGAGCTACGCGCTTCGGAGAAAATAGCGCTCCCTTGGAATACTGGGAATATTTTTGCCGAGAAAATGTACAACATTGTGAGGCAGTTAGACAGAAGTCCATGGATTTGAGGGGGAGCCTTAACGCTATTCTGGTAAGCGCGGGCAGGAAGCTGCGAACTCAAGCCGACAAAACGGATGTAGCTTTGGCCGAGACGGTGGCCATCACGCAGGAGCTGTGCACTAAATTAGAGGAGACACTACGAAGTACGTTGCGAAAAATTGCTGACACTGAAAACTTGATTGACGACTTGAAAGCTGCCGTCAAGAAGATGGATGCGGCCATGAAACTCGCTCAAACGAGGCTCGACAACAGGAACAACTGGCGACCGCACGGCGAGAACGTCAGGGACGAACCGCACTTGGGTCTGATTGAGGAGGTGAAAGAGATACATCAAACGGTAACCTCTCTTCTAGGCCAGCTAAAGAACGCCGAGAGAGTGAGGCAGGATCTGCTCAACAAGAGAATAGACTTAGAGAGGGCGGTCGCTTCGAAGAGGAAGACTTTGAACATCGATCGCGACCGCTGTGGCATGGTCCGCTCCCATTATCCTTCTGCATCTGAGTTAGCTGGATATTAA
- the LOC121727550 gene encoding LHFPL tetraspan subfamily member 3 protein produces MGSKIEYVDSSHLYATNYVRNSKAIGVLWAIFTICYAIISVVAFVTPEWIGDLETEYPRKFGLWQICRADDVEDCKGRLEDFMSINGFVFKIATLLVGAAVALALFTICAMLLFFFCQSTTVFHICGWLQLLSAICMVGGVAVYPAGWGDVAVQETCGPAADQYHIGGCHVRWAYLLAVIGCLDGVVLAALAFILATRHVRLQPDTNYPSASLYKGEVNNAYVTDAASMSGSRKSLALQPVLLMPHPHAHPHHVDLDTYSHYSGRTQRSKHGMYANTMHNYQL; encoded by the exons ATGGGTTCTAAAATCGAATACGTGGACTCGTCGCATTTGTACGCTACGAATTACGTCCGTAATTCGAAAGCTATTGGTGTGCTTTGGGCCATATTCACGATTTGCTACGCGATTATCAGCGTTGTGGCCTTCGTGACTCCAGAATGGATCGGGGACTTGGAGACGGAGTACCCCAGGAAGTTTGGGCTGTGGCAGATCTGCCGAGCAGATGATGTCGAGGACTGCAAGGGGAGGCTGGAGGATTTCATGTCGATCAACGGCTTCGTGTTCAAAATAGCGACACTTCTAGTCGGGGCAGCAGTTGCATTAGCTCTGTTCACTATCTGTGCGATGCTTCTGTTCTTCTTCTGCCAGTCCACGACCGTGTTCCACATTTGCGGCTGGCTGCAGCTGCTATCAG CCATCTGCATGGTGGGCGGCGTAGCGGTGTACCCGGCGGGGTGGGGCGACGTCGCCGTGCAGGAGACGTGCGGACCTGCCGCAGACCAATACCACATAG GCGGCTGCCACGTCCGCTGGGCGTACCTGCTGGCGGTGATCGGTTGTCTGGACGGCGTGGTGCTCGCCGCGCTCGCCTTCATCCTCGCCACCAGGCACGTGCGCCTGCAGCCCGACACCAACTACCCCAGCGCCTCGCTCTATAAAG GCGAGGTGAACAACGCGTACGTGACGGACGCGGCGTCGATGTCCGGGTCGCGGAAGTCGCTGGCGTTGCAGCCGGTGCTGTTGATGCCCCATCCCCACGCACACCCGCACCACGTCGACCTCGACACGTACTCCCACTACTCAGGCCGGACTCAGCGCTCCAAGCACGGCATGTACGCCAACACCATGCACAACTACCAGCTCTGA
- the LOC121727548 gene encoding tektin-4-like, whose amino-acid sequence MHQRAKLTCPDICPTSNKHEQTQQRKEERKGSYGNPDASPYVPGRIKPPELRVHDPDAPPKYLPQSIDTVSGDILRMGPIGPWAAGHLDWSPHAGTTGVRPVVDKYSITRYSTGEWRKNNAKKLTPTVLDKATLLEKRTKEDTEKTFRGIDDKLDESNKMIDKRVKDLSHWKNEVRKAVDAIANEIEILEQYRVRLKGASRILMIPESISRECLELRTHRHEPDQVRDDAEQELITEVSIVGEIRRIFQNTLNKVETQMMKLKAAKASVEMDWSDKKISLKIDKLNSKLTPDSTLVLYHPGVARWPENATSLEYWKHFCSESIRNCDEARIESKELRNDLMTAIVKGSQDLKKQADRTNAALADTIETTEALCEKLEECLKENLQKIADIENLIDNIKESLREVDRRNKCVMTRLHARNYERPNVENCRDEAQHALMSEVKFIKESNANLLERLRDAEFVRLELIKRRGDLEKDIACKRKSLNIDRDRCGRIRAHIPSPEEFEAAT is encoded by the coding sequence atgcatcAACGAGCGAAATTAACATGTCCGGATATTTGCCCCACATCGAACAAACACGAGCAAACTCAGCAACGTAAAGAGGAGCGGAAAGGCAGCTATGGTAACCCAGACGCTTCTCCCTATGTGCCCGGGAGGATAAAGCCTCCCGAACTCAGGGTACACGACCCTGATGCTCCACCCAAATATCTGCCTCAGAGCATCGACACCGTCAGCGGAGATATCCTTAGAATGGGACCCATAGGACCCTGGGCTGCTGGCCATCTAGACTGGTCGCCTCACGCTGGTACTACTGGTGTTAGACCAGTCGTAGACAAATACTCTATAACAAGATATTCCACTGGTGAATGGAGGAAGAACAACGCCAAAAAATTGACTCCAACTGTCCTAGACAAGGCAACACTTTTAGAAAAACGTACGAAAGAGGATACGGAGAAAACGTTTCGTGGCATAGACGATAAATTGGATGAGTCGAACAAAATGATAGACAAAAGAGTAAAAGATTTATCTCATTGGAAAAACGAAGTAAGAAAGGCAGTAGATGCGATTGCTAATGAAATAGAAATATTAGAACAGTATAGAGTGCGTCTCAAAGGTGCTAGCAGAATTTTGATGATTCCAGAATCTATATCCAGGGAATGTCTGGAACTACGAACACACCGACATGAACCCGACCAAGTGAGAGATGATGCTGAACAAGAATTAATAACAGAAGTATCAATCGTAGGTGAAATTCGAAGAATATTTCAGAATACTCTAAATAAAGTGGAAACTCAAATGATGAAACTTAAAGCTGCAAAAGCATCTGTAGAAATGGATTGGAGCGATAAGAAGATAAGTTTGAAAATCGATAAACTTAACTCTAAGCTGACTCCAGACTCTACTTTAGTCCTATATCATCCGGGAGTAGCGAGATGGCCGGAGAATGCCACCTCGCTCGAATACTGGAAACATTTTTGCTCGGAGAGTATTAGAAACTGTGACGAAGCTAGGATAGAATCCAAGGAGCTAAGAAACGATTTAATGACAGCTATCGTAAAAGGAAGCCAGGATCTAAAGAAGCAGGCTGACAGAACGAATGCAGCTCTCGCAGACACTATAGAAACAACGGAGGCGTTGTGTGAAAAGCTCGAGGAATGTCTTAAAGAGAATTTGCAAAAGATAGCAGATATTGAAAATTTAATCGATAATATAAAAGAATCGTTGCGAGAGGTGGATAGAAGGAACAAGTGCGTGATGACGAGACTACACGCTAGGAACTACGAGCGCCCGAACGTTGAGAACTGTAGGGACGAAGCGCAGCACGCGTTGATGTCAGAGGTAAAGTTCATCAAGGAATCGAATGCCAACTTACTCGAGAGACTTCGGGATGCGGAATTCGTAAGACTGGAGCTGATTAAAAGGAGAGGAGACTTGGAGAAGGATATAGCCTGCAAAAGGAAGAGTTTGAATATTGACAGAGATAGATGCGGCAGGATCAGGGCTCACATACCTTCGCCGGAGGAGTTTGAAGCTGCTACTTAA